From Aspergillus luchuensis IFO 4308 DNA, chromosome 2, nearly complete sequence:
TGGCCCCCATATGAGTAACAACCTGTTCCAATTGATAGTCCACTTATCGAGTTTATGAGCAGAAAACGAGACTGCTCAAGTTAGATTAGGCCATGAGATGCAGGTTGTAAGGGAAGACGTCACCCATTCTGCTTGTAGCCGAAAGAAGCGTCGACTGAATTGGTTGATCGTAATCCAACCTATGCAAATGATCAGTTACTTTCAGCACGGGAAGAACTAGCAGGTCAGCGTACGTCTCCCATAGTCCCTCCAGATCTATGCTCGGTAAGGCCAGTACTCTTGCCGTAGCGACTCCACCCCCGGCTTCTGTTGAATCCTCAAGTGTACCGGTCTTCTGCAAGCTCTGTCGCTCCGATTTGGTACGTAGTTGGTACACTTGAACGTCCAACTGGACATCCTGAAGTCGGTATGCACCGGACTCCAGATTGCCGCCGCTACATTCGGTCACGAGTATGAACTCCAGGGCTTGGGCATGTGGTTCGCTTAGACCTCCTGTTCATCGTCAGAAAGACGTTCAGAGGTTATCATCTTGGTAGATTCCTGACCGAAAGAATTGATGAACTGATCAACAGACATCACGATGTAATTGTTGTGAAGCCATTCTGTAACCTCGTCCCTAACCTGCTGTTCCGTCAATTCATGAATCGTAAGTGTATCAAGCAGCCTACCAAATCAGTGCGAACGATCATGCCATCATTAGCACATTTCACTCGAGCCTCAATGTGCAATATGGGGCGTTGAGACTCTTCCACTGGGTTTGAAACGCAACTGTTGACGCTCGTGTCCATTTTGCTTGTgggtttgggaggggagacAGTTCAGATAAGAGAGAACGAGGACCGTAAAGTGAACAACTGTGGCCGGTCTGAGAGGTAATCTCATACTGGGTAATGTGACACTTCAATACGGACATCGTCGTCTACATCTGTGAGCATTCAATTCACTTGATTTACTGGAGTATCATCCTGTTCCAAGGTATAAAACAAGCATATATGCAAGATGAGCCCACTACGTATTAGCACTGCATGAAACcatatcaatatatattacactTCATCTCAGAAGACATTCTGCAACATGTGCATATACTCCTATTAAGTAGTAGAAGGTTGACTGCAAGACGCTCGCCAGAATTATATTGTAACACGATAGCAACTAGTATTGAAACGAGGTGGGAATGTTTGGCTCATTGAGCGGATATATATTGTTACCCTGGTGGTACTTGTAAAACTAACTCTTTGGTTCGTATGGAAGCGCAGATtggtattattagtattaatgCCTTGTTTTCCCCGGTTGTTGGAGCTTAATGATAACTTCAATCCAGGGAAATACCATTTAAATCCCACTGAgagcactactactacatacttacttagtactccCCGTCGCATTCTAATGTTAATATATATCGCCCCACTAGCAGACTCTAGGGAATTTTTTCGAGCGGATCAGCGTGACTACCCACCGGATGTTTCAAAATTTGATGTCCATTAAGGAAATACCCATTTTGCGCCTACTCGGACCGTTGTAAGGATGCTGTGAAACCGGTGGTGATACTGCTTACTGGGGTGAGTTGGAATTCCGGAGCAGACCAGCGGAAAGGTAAGCAGCCGGCCGATCCAAACCGTGGAATTTCTGGGGTGTTCCGCCCACAGTGACGAACTGCCAACCAACCGACGCAATTGCTCGGCGCCGTGGATTGTTCCATTCCTCAGATTTAGGGGCTATGATTCCACCATGCGAACCGATGTTTCATGATTCCCCATTTTTGCCAGCAATTCCGGTGTCGCTCGATTACTCGGGTTTACGTTCGACTAATTGGGGCAGCCCCGCGGAGCGAGCTAGTCGGTGGGAACGCTGGGACCCTGACCGGCTTGTCCGCGCTGAGCTTCTGGAGCCTTTGACGGACGAACTCGACGTCCCTCCAGATGCCGACTGTGAAATTACAAGATGCAGAAAGCGAGGACTGGGCCAGGTGCCGGCGTGAAGCCGCGCAAGGATGTTCTGGCTTCACTCAAAATGGCCTCGATGGAGGAAATCTCCAGGGCCATTCTTCCAGCAGGTACGTCTCAACTGTGAATACCGAACAAGAAAGGACGAACGGGGAGATGGATCGCATTCACTGCAGGACATTCTAACAATGACCAGAGATCATGTCTTCAATCCTTGATTACCTTTCCCCTGTCGATCTCATACGAGTAGCTCGGTCTTCCAAACTCCTGCGCGAGATGGCATACGATGACACGCGATGGGTGCAGAAACTGAAACGGATGGGTTGTTGGGACGAGGTGGAGGCAAGAAAGCATACGGAAGAAGTGTTCGGAACTATCGCGGATGTGCGAACGGTCGAGGAGCAAGAGGTTGAGGATGCGCAAGCACCGCACGGCGAACCTGCACCCAACGTCTCACGGAGTTCCCGGGCCGATTTACAATCGATCTCTGACGGATTCGACCAGATCAATCTAACCACTTCGGCCAATGCTGATATATCGGATGGATCAGAAAATGATCCCGTCATCGGCGCTCTGAAACAAGTCAAGTCGGTTCGTGGAGAGGCCCGCCAGGAGTACGGAAAGGTACATGCAGCGCTGGCACCATACTACAATGATATCGTTACGAACGGTCCTTCTCCGGATAGCTTGCTTTTCAAGAACTACACCGATCCACAGCACCAAGCGCAGATACTGTCGCAACTACAATCCTTTTCCGAATGCGATGCAGACGAAGGATGGCGTGGACGGCTTGAACAATTGCAGTCTGCTGTGTCGATGTTCGAAATATCGGCCATAAAGGAGTTTAGACATGGATACGAGACAGAGGATATTGATGACAGGATGCGAAAATACGCCCATGTTTTGTACACGTTGAACGGCGGAGAGGCAGCTGTTGAACTCTTCATACAGCACAACCATCTCGTTACCAGAAGATCAGATCTCGGCAAAGTCTCGGACTGCATTGATCCTTTCTCGCAACGGGTTAAACTTGAACATACACAGGCCTTCTTCACTCGGCTGAGTGTGGCCTATAACGAGGAAGTATCGATCATCAATCGTGCTTTCCCCCCGTCGATGAAAATATCGACACCGTTTATCGAAAAGGTTGGGCAGGATGTGCTCTACCCATTTCTGACTGCCATTTTTGATGAGCTGCATGGTTCAAATACCGAGTCCTACTTGACTGCCGTCTCAGGAACATTTGCTCAATGCCTTAATCTCTCGGATACATTGTTGCCAATTCAGAATTTGGACGACAGTTTTGATGAATTCATGGATCATGTCATTGCTAAAGCCTATGTACCTCACATGGACTTATATCTCGCAGAGGAACTGGATCATTTCCGGAAAATATCTGAGGCGGCCGTAGGGGACTGGGATAGGCAGCTATCGGAGCAGGCAGCCTCGACGGAGTCATTCTTGATGTCGAACATCAATAGGCAGGCTGATAAGCGTGACTTCTTAACCTCTTTCAAGAAGGTTATTATGGCTCCCGTCAATATTCTTCCAAGCTTTTCAGGAAACAAGGCGAACGAGCAAAAGACACCATCGGAGCCCACCGCCAGCGACTCCTCGTCACTGAAGAGTCCCAATCGGTTCTCAACCATCGCGTCGCCCACAACGCCTCCTATTATGGAGGCGCCGACCACAGAGCTTGCGGCAAAAGCCGCGATCATGAAGTCTAAACTCGAGGGTATTCGATCTCTTTTCAGCATAGAAGTTGCTCTTAGTCTGGTTCATGCGGCAAAGTCAAGCTTGGAGCGAGCCGCGCAGTTTGTGAAGATCAGAGGCGAATATGGAGCTGCTGCAAAACAACAGTGCGAGGCGGTCTTCGTCGCCCTCGTGCGCATTCTAGGAAACCGTCACTTGATCGGTGGGTTCAATAAGGCCGTGGACCACTTGTCAAACTACCGGCCGCGCGAGCAAGGAGAACGCGACCAATCTGGCGTTGAGCCGCTGGTCACCTTTCTGGAGCTGGTGAACGTTGGTGATCTGATTCTCCAGATGATCGATGTCTTTTACGAACAGGAACTCATCGGCACCAAACTGACGGACCGCAATGATTTTCTGGACCCGGCcgtcaaggaaaagaaaaagttcgAGCAGAGCTTGGATGAacgggttgctgctgggcttAACAAAGGAATCGATGTTCTTATGGAAGAAGTGGACTACATTCTAGCAACGAGACAATTGGCGACCGACTTCAATCCTAGTGTCTCTACTGACCCCTATCGTAAAACGATGGATGTCAGTATCACCGAGGCTGCGGCGGCcgtggtggatgtggtctCTTCTCATACACAGATGTTGGTGGGCAGCACAGACAAGAGTATGCTGGACGTCTTCAACCAAGAGGTCGGGCTCCGTCTGTTTGCTGCTCTATGCAAGCATCTGAAGCGGCAGAGGATCAGCATTGAGGGGTCACTGAAGCTCATCAGGTAGGATTCTCTATGTCTTTGAGGTTGATGGCGAAGCTGACTTCTTGTAGCGACATGAATCACTACTTCAAATTCATCCAGACGTTCAGGAACAACGACCTTCTCCTCTACTTCAAGGCCTTCCGGGAACTATCGCAGATCTATTTGATCGACCCCTCTGATGCCAAAGAGCttgccaccatcatcgccgacGCGGACCGGTTCAATGGGATTTGGCGAGTGGAGGAAGTGTACGAGTTCGCTGAGCGACGGGCGGATTGGTACCAAGTGAAACGAGACGTCGAACGAGCCATGTATGGTATTGGCTGCAACGTTATGTGAAGATCATGTCCAGCATTACGATTATACGGTGTATATAGAGCTACGAATACCCCAGGGCTTTGCCATTTTCATGGTTAGAGAATAGACAGGTGATTATATGATTTAGTAGCAGAGGAAAGAGCCACGTATTGATACTACTACCCAACCTCATACACCCAAAATCCCTCCAACATCAAGCTGACATGACCAGCGTACAACAATTCCAAtccaaccagccagccacgaAGACTGCAACGAACTACACAGTACTAGTAATCTCTTTTGCATTGAGTTATTACTAATACGTAACCCAACCAGTTGCATCATACATACAACGACTTTACCAACCCGACGGATCGCATCTCCAGGAAACTCTAAATCTATCCGGCTAATTCCTGACAACAGTTTCCCACCCCCAGAATCCAGCCCTTAAGCTCCAAGCAATGACGATAATAAGCCAGGAGAGACATAAAGAACTGTCCACCCCGAGccaaagggaagaagaagcaatgTGTTTCAACCTGGAACCAAGCCATTGGcgccacaaccacaaccacaaccactcACCACTCACCATTGCATTGTTTCAGTCTGACAATTGCTGACTGACTGCGATCCATCATTGATACAATCTACATTTCCGTCATGAGAAATATCCTCTCAAATACTACACTAAACTTTCTATACTCGCATAACATTATAtgagatcatcatcatcatcatcatcatcatgctccATCGTACAATCTCAAGGAtactcaccaccacaactacTACCGCAACCATACTCATAATCCTCCTAAGCGCcctcatcaccctcaccacagcccaacaacagcaaccaCAATCAAAAGCAACAGTAATAGTCACCATCATAACAACCGCAACCGcaacagcaccaccaaccaccaccaccaccactacccaAGAACCCCCCTCCTACACCTCCCCGGCTCTCTTCCAATCCTCCATCCTAGACGTCAGCAACACCTACCGCAAAGCCCACAACGCAAGCAACCTAATCTGGAACACGACATTAACTCAATACGCCCTGAACTGGGCACAGGAATGTAAATGGCAGCATTCGGTATAGTACTCTTCCCCCACCCTTTCCCCAAGATCACGTAAATACCACTTCACAGGGACCAAAAAGCTAATAGATAATGCACATACAGAACGGCCCGTACGGCGAGAATCTCGCCTTCGGGTACCCCAACGTTTCGTCCGCCGTAGCCGCCTGGGGCGACGAAGTACAGAAATACAATTTCCAGGAGCCGACGGGGTTCACGGAGGAGACGGGACATTTTACGCAGTTGGTGTGGAGGGAGACGAGGGAGGTGGGGTGTGCGGCTATTGATTGTgggtataataatactaatactactactaatgatgatgatgataatgggaatgggaagagaagtgaagcgggaggaggaggtggtggaggtgggatCAATGGAACGGAGAGACCGCAAGGATGGTATGTCGTTTGTGAATACTCGCCTAGGGGTAATATCATTGGGGGGAATAAGAAGTTGGGGGATAAGGAGTTCTTTAAGATTAATGTGCAGCCGTCGAGTACATATTCCGGGCCGTATAATACGGGGTCCGCTGGGAATGGGGCTCAGAGGGTTGAATGTATAATGGGGTTATGGTGGGTTgtgttggggtggtggttggtgttgttgacttTTGGATAGTTTAATTTTGGGTATTCGGTTGGGATAGTTATGAAGTGGTATAAACTGAACTTGAATGATTGCAGTAGTCATCATTGTCTGTCATCTCTCATTGCTACCAACATCACGCACATCAAAGTTTTCCCCTCACGCTCGGGAAAGAAATATGCAAACACAGATTCTattcacttttttttttttttttttttgaaatGTTCCAGACACAGGTGCCCCCACGCGCGCGCTGGAACCAATCCAAATGGATCACAGATGAAGTCTcacagggaagaagagaggatgaagtgTGAGGGCTTCAGAGAGGATaggtaaagaaaaaagggcGAGGATATCGACAGACAAGATGCGAGATAAGGATAAAAGgtaatgaaaaagaaaaggaaatggATGGAATAGAACACATTAGATACGAAGCTGGCTTCCCAATCAACCAATGACTTCCTCGTTCTCCTCGATGATCTCTTCcacaatctcctccaccactgtCTCGCCTTGGTCCTCCGACACAGCAGGGGCATCCTTGGCCTGCTTGGCAGAGTCGACGTCTTCCGGCACACCGTAGgcgtccttctcctccgcaagcatctccttctccctccggATCCAGGCAGTCCACTCGTTGAGCACGCGCTTGCGCGTCTCCACAACGGCTGTGTTGGCAATGTCGACAGCGTActtgtcctcctcctcgaactCCTTCGAGTACTCGCGGAGGTTCTTGCGCActtgcttctgctcctccttgcTGAGAAGAGTGGGGGGACGGGGGCGCCAGATGAACTGCTTGAACTTGTCGGTGGGGTGTTCGGCGAGGGTCTGACCGGCAAAGGTGTGAATGTTGTAGCCATTTTCCATCTACATAATACATGTCAGTAACGCAATTGTGTCAAGGCACTATGAAGGAAGAACATACCGAGTGGGTCCACACGCTAGCACTGCTGACAACGTAGCGACCCGTAGGATCCCAGTCAATATCCGTAACACCGTAGTGCTCAACGGTCTTCATTAATTGCAGGTTGGCGGCCAGATCCTTCTCGCCCTCGGGCTTCTCACCCTCAAAGTCCATATCCCAGAAGTCAATATCGAAGTTGGTCTGGGAGTGAACGGTAGCGACGACGACAAAACGTCCCTTGGGAGACCAGTAGATGGCGTtgctggtcttcttctcaatGGTGCGGACAACCTTGAAGTTGCCGGCCGAGACACCCTTCTTTTCGGGGGCGAAGAAAGAGACGGAGGTCTTGGGGAGAACGGCGGTGCCGCTGGGGGCCTCgccggtggtgatggcgacGAAACGTCCTCCGTTGGGCTCCCAAGCA
This genomic window contains:
- the RCY1 gene encoding exocyst complex component Sec10 family protein (BUSCO:EOG09260NXJ;~COG:U;~EggNog:ENOG410PGCX;~InterPro:IPR001810,IPR036047,IPR009976;~PFAM:PF07393,PF00646,PF12937;~go_component: GO:0005737 - cytoplasm [Evidence IEA];~go_function: GO:0005515 - protein binding [Evidence IEA];~go_process: GO:0006887 - exocytosis [Evidence IEA]), whose translation is MQKARTGPGAGVKPRKDVLASLKMASMEEISRAILPAEIMSSILDYLSPVDLIRVARSSKLLREMAYDDTRWVQKLKRMGCWDEVEARKHTEEVFGTIADVRTVEEQEVEDAQAPHGEPAPNVSRSSRADLQSISDGFDQINLTTSANADISDGSENDPVIGALKQVKSVRGEARQEYGKVHAALAPYYNDIVTNGPSPDSLLFKNYTDPQHQAQILSQLQSFSECDADEGWRGRLEQLQSAVSMFEISAIKEFRHGYETEDIDDRMRKYAHVLYTLNGGEAAVELFIQHNHLVTRRSDLGKVSDCIDPFSQRVKLEHTQAFFTRLSVAYNEEVSIINRAFPPSMKISTPFIEKVGQDVLYPFLTAIFDELHGSNTESYLTAVSGTFAQCLNLSDTLLPIQNLDDSFDEFMDHVIAKAYVPHMDLYLAEELDHFRKISEAAVGDWDRQLSEQAASTESFLMSNINRQADKRDFLTSFKKVIMAPVNILPSFSGNKANEQKTPSEPTASDSSSLKSPNRFSTIASPTTPPIMEAPTTELAAKAAIMKSKLEGIRSLFSIEVALSLVHAAKSSLERAAQFVKIRGEYGAAAKQQCEAVFVALVRILGNRHLIGGFNKAVDHLSNYRPREQGERDQSGVEPLVTFLELVNVGDLILQMIDVFYEQELIGTKLTDRNDFLDPAVKEKKKFEQSLDERVAAGLNKGIDVLMEEVDYILATRQLATDFNPSVSTDPYRKTMDVSITEAAAAVVDVVSSHTQMLVGSTDKSMLDVFNQEVGLRLFAALCKHLKRQRISIEGSLKLISDMNHYFKFIQTFRNNDLLLYFKAFRELSQIYLIDPSDAKELATIIADADRFNGIWRVEEVYEFAERRADWYQVKRDVERAMYGIGCNVM
- a CDS encoding putative extracellular SCP domain protein Pry1 (COG:S;~EggNog:ENOG410PMWK;~InterPro:IPR014044,IPR001283,IPR034120,IPR018244, IPR035940;~PFAM:PF00188;~SECRETED:SignalP(1-33);~TransMembrane:1 (n10-28c33/34o276-293i);~go_component: GO:0005576 - extracellular region [Evidence IEA]), yielding MLHRTISRILTTTTTTATILIILLSALITLTTAQQQQPQSKATVIVTIITTATATAPPTTTTTTTQEPPSYTSPALFQSSILDVSNTYRKAHNASNLIWNTTLTQYALNWAQECKWQHSNGPYGENLAFGYPNVSSAVAAWGDEVQKYNFQEPTGFTEETGHFTQLVWRETREVGCAAIDCGYNNTNTTTNDDDDNGNGKRSEAGGGGGGGGINGTERPQGWYVVCEYSPRGNIIGGNKKLGDKEFFKINVQPSSTYSGPYNTGSAGNGAQRVECIMGLWWVVLGWWLVLLTFG